One part of the Marinobacter sp. MDS2 genome encodes these proteins:
- the lptB gene encoding LPS export ABC transporter ATP-binding protein, translating into MAVLRASNLAKSYKQKKVVLDVSLEIRSGEIVGLLGPNGAGKTTCFYMIVGLVPADHGRITIDNNDITPLPMHGRARKGIGYLPQEASVFRKLTVRDNIMAILETRKSLSKADREAKLEELLEEFHITHIRDSLGMALSGGERRRVEIARALAMEPAFILLDEPFAGVDPISVSDIKHIIRHLRDKGIGVLITDHNVRETLDICENAYIVSGGHIIASGNADAILANQQVKEVYLGDEFRL; encoded by the coding sequence ATGGCAGTTCTCAGGGCCAGCAATCTGGCCAAAAGCTACAAACAGAAAAAAGTGGTTCTGGATGTTTCACTGGAAATCCGTTCCGGCGAAATCGTCGGCCTGCTCGGCCCTAACGGCGCCGGCAAAACCACCTGCTTTTACATGATTGTCGGACTGGTCCCGGCTGACCATGGCCGCATCACCATCGACAACAACGACATCACCCCCCTGCCCATGCACGGGCGTGCCCGCAAAGGCATCGGCTACTTGCCACAGGAGGCGTCAGTATTCCGTAAGCTGACCGTGCGCGACAACATCATGGCCATTCTGGAAACGCGCAAATCGCTTTCCAAGGCGGATCGTGAGGCCAAGCTGGAAGAGTTGCTGGAAGAGTTCCACATCACCCACATTCGTGACAGCCTGGGTATGGCGCTTTCTGGCGGTGAACGTCGCCGGGTAGAAATCGCCCGGGCATTGGCAATGGAGCCGGCCTTCATTCTTCTGGACGAACCCTTCGCCGGCGTAGATCCCATTTCCGTCAGCGACATCAAACACATCATCCGGCACCTTCGCGACAAAGGCATTGGCGTTCTGATCACCGATCACAACGTGCGCGAAACACTGGATATTTGTGAGAACGCTTACATTGTCTCGGGCGGCCACATCATTGCATCGGGCAACGCAGATGCCATTCTGGCCAACCAGCAAGTGAAGGAAGTGTACCTTGGGGATGAGTTCCGACTTTAG
- a CDS encoding RNA polymerase factor sigma-54 — translation MKASLQLKMGQSLTMTPQLQQAIRLLQLSTLDLQQEIQQALDSNPMLETSEDDDQADSVEQQENNHDEQHETASAPEESASDSQSTDWDESETAPDWSAEDQTPDNIPDDLPVDTAWDDIYQSAPAPASRGDDENDSDFETRNSPSETLHDHLEWQLNLTPLSERDQAIAHALLDAVDDRGYLTSSIEEIHSGLFEGSEDDPLELDEVQAVLHRLQHFDPPGVFARDLQDCLMIQLGQLPPDTPWLRQAKLVVTQFLHLLGNRDYAQLLRRSRLKEDQLKEVLGLITSLNPTPGDSIDRTEPDYVIPDVIVRKHEGRWRVELNPEIAPRIRVNASYASLIRRADSSADNTYMRDQLQEAKWFIKSLQSRNETLLKVATRIVEYQQGFLDHGDEAMKPLILSDIAQAVDMHESTISRVTTQKYMHTPRGIFELKYFFSSHVGTAEGGECSSTAIRAMIRKLIADETPKKPLSDSKIAAMLGEQGINVARRTVAKYREAMHIPPSNERKRLV, via the coding sequence ATGAAAGCTTCATTACAGCTTAAAATGGGCCAAAGCCTAACCATGACCCCCCAGCTGCAACAAGCCATTCGGCTACTGCAGCTTTCCACGTTGGATCTACAGCAAGAAATCCAGCAGGCACTCGACTCCAACCCGATGCTGGAAACCTCCGAGGACGACGATCAGGCAGATTCAGTCGAGCAGCAGGAAAACAACCACGACGAACAACACGAGACTGCCTCGGCGCCGGAAGAATCCGCTTCAGATTCGCAAAGTACGGACTGGGACGAATCGGAAACCGCACCCGACTGGTCAGCGGAAGATCAAACACCCGACAATATCCCTGACGACCTGCCGGTCGATACTGCCTGGGACGACATCTACCAGTCAGCACCAGCTCCGGCCAGCCGTGGCGACGATGAAAACGACTCCGACTTCGAAACCCGAAACTCGCCCAGCGAAACCCTGCACGACCATCTGGAATGGCAGCTGAACCTGACCCCGCTCAGCGAACGGGATCAGGCGATTGCACACGCCCTGCTGGATGCGGTCGATGACCGGGGCTACTTGACGTCTTCCATCGAAGAAATTCATTCCGGCCTGTTTGAAGGCTCAGAAGACGATCCATTGGAACTCGACGAAGTGCAGGCGGTTCTGCACCGACTCCAGCACTTTGATCCACCGGGGGTGTTTGCCAGAGATCTTCAGGATTGCCTGATGATCCAGCTTGGCCAGCTGCCACCGGACACCCCATGGCTGCGCCAGGCCAAGCTGGTCGTGACCCAGTTTCTGCACTTGCTGGGCAACCGTGACTACGCGCAACTGCTTCGCCGTAGCCGGTTGAAAGAAGATCAGCTGAAAGAAGTGTTGGGGCTGATCACCAGCCTGAACCCGACCCCCGGCGACAGCATCGACCGTACAGAACCAGACTATGTCATTCCGGATGTCATCGTGCGCAAACATGAAGGCCGGTGGCGCGTGGAGCTCAATCCGGAAATTGCCCCGCGCATTCGCGTAAACGCGAGCTATGCTTCATTAATACGACGGGCGGACAGCAGCGCCGATAACACCTACATGCGCGACCAACTGCAGGAGGCCAAGTGGTTTATCAAAAGCCTGCAGAGCCGCAACGAGACCTTGCTCAAAGTGGCCACTCGCATTGTGGAATACCAGCAGGGCTTTCTGGATCATGGTGACGAAGCCATGAAACCGCTCATCCTGTCGGACATTGCCCAGGCGGTGGATATGCACGAATCGACCATATCCCGGGTTACCACGCAAAAATACATGCATACACCCCGAGGCATTTTTGAGCTTAAATACTTTTTCTCCAGCCACGTGGGCACTGCCGAGGGTGGAGAATGTTCCTCAACGGCGATTCGTGCGATGATCAGAAAACTGATTGCGGACGAAACTCCGAAAAAGCCATTGAGTGATAGCAAAATTGCAGCCATGCTAGGAGAACAGGGAATCAATGTTGCCCGACGTACCGTAGCCAAGTACAGAGAGGCGATGCACATCCCTCCCTCGAACGAGCGTAAACGTTTGGTTTAA
- the hpf gene encoding ribosome hibernation promoting factor gives MQLNISGHHVELTPALKDYVNTKFDKLERHFDHISNCQVTLQVEKVRQMAEATLHVIGGEIHAKAENEDMYAAIDGLVDKLDRQILKHKEKTVARMQGNG, from the coding sequence ATGCAACTCAACATTTCAGGCCATCATGTAGAACTGACTCCCGCACTAAAGGATTACGTAAACACCAAGTTTGATAAGCTTGAGCGACACTTTGACCACATCAGTAATTGTCAGGTGACGCTGCAAGTTGAGAAAGTTCGCCAGATGGCCGAAGCTACCCTCCACGTGATTGGTGGCGAAATTCACGCAAAGGCTGAAAACGAGGATATGTACGCCGCCATCGACGGCCTGGTCGACAAACTCGACCGCCAGATCCTCAAACATAAAGAAAAGACAGTTGCCCGGATGCAAGGTAACGGCTAA
- the ptsN gene encoding PTS IIA-like nitrogen regulatory protein PtsN — MSDSSLTIDNILAPELTLCRVAASSKKRVLEFIAEHIHQQDESLNDTDIFNNLVSRERLGSTGIGEGIAIPHCRLDGLNRVIGVLMTLAEPVEFDSIDNQPVDIVFALVVPKEATSEHLELLSQLAEKFNESSFCEKLRQCQDTDHLHKAMISNQN, encoded by the coding sequence ATGAGCGATTCATCCCTGACCATCGACAACATTCTGGCTCCAGAACTGACTCTGTGCCGTGTTGCAGCGTCAAGCAAGAAGCGTGTACTGGAGTTTATCGCCGAGCACATTCACCAGCAGGATGAAAGTCTCAACGATACAGATATCTTCAACAACCTGGTGTCGCGGGAGCGGCTGGGCAGTACCGGCATAGGCGAAGGCATCGCCATTCCCCATTGCCGGCTGGACGGGCTGAATAGGGTCATCGGCGTGTTGATGACTCTGGCCGAACCGGTCGAGTTCGATTCCATCGACAACCAGCCCGTCGATATTGTTTTCGCCCTGGTTGTGCCCAAAGAAGCGACCAGCGAACACCTGGAGCTGCTCAGTCAGCTCGCTGAAAAGTTTAATGAAAGCTCTTTTTGCGAAAAGCTGCGCCAGTGCCAGGATACCGACCATCTGCACAAGGCCATGATTTCGAATCAGAACTGA
- the rapZ gene encoding RNase adapter RapZ, with protein MKLIIVSGRSGSGKSTALHVLEDLGFYCIDNLPIGLLFPLTQEAATQEATTRLRKMAVSIDARNLSGELANFEAIYSQLKSTGMDVEIIFLDADEQTLLQRFHATRRKHPLSDDKTSLPEAVSYEKTLLEPLSRLADLYVNTTGLSMYELRDMVKQRVAGRKDQELALLVQSFGFKHGVPVDSDYVFDVRCLPNPYWDTSLRKYTGVDQPVIDFLEREPLSQKMVNDIIGFLDSWLPSFADSNRSYMTISIGCTGGQHRSVYVSEQLTKHFAKKYRNVQVRHSELPHLQARGEI; from the coding sequence ATGAAGCTGATCATCGTCAGCGGCCGCTCAGGCTCGGGAAAAAGTACCGCCTTGCACGTACTGGAAGATTTGGGGTTTTACTGCATCGACAACCTCCCCATAGGGCTCCTCTTCCCTCTGACCCAGGAAGCCGCCACCCAGGAGGCGACCACTCGCCTGCGTAAAATGGCAGTCAGCATTGACGCACGCAACCTGTCGGGCGAGCTGGCCAACTTCGAGGCCATATACAGTCAGCTCAAAAGCACCGGCATGGATGTCGAAATCATCTTCCTGGATGCCGACGAGCAAACATTGCTGCAGCGTTTTCACGCAACTCGACGCAAACACCCGCTCAGCGATGATAAAACATCGCTTCCTGAAGCAGTGTCTTACGAGAAAACCCTTCTAGAGCCGCTGTCCCGGCTGGCCGACCTGTACGTCAACACCACCGGGCTGTCCATGTACGAGCTACGGGACATGGTCAAGCAGCGGGTTGCGGGCCGGAAGGACCAGGAATTGGCCTTGCTGGTTCAGTCGTTCGGCTTCAAGCACGGGGTACCGGTTGACTCCGATTACGTGTTCGACGTTCGGTGCCTTCCGAATCCCTATTGGGACACCAGCCTCCGCAAGTACACCGGCGTTGACCAACCGGTCATCGACTTCCTCGAGCGCGAGCCTTTGAGCCAGAAGATGGTCAACGACATCATTGGGTTTCTCGATTCCTGGCTTCCCTCGTTTGCAGACAGCAATCGCAGCTATATGACCATTTCCATCGGCTGTACTGGCGGCCAGCATCGCTCGGTGTACGTTTCGGAACAACTGACAAAACACTTCGCAAAAAAGTACCGCAATGTGCAGGTTCGCCACTCCGAACTGCCTCATCTGCAAGCCAGAGGGGAAATCTGA
- a CDS encoding HPr family phosphocarrier protein, translated as MISRTVTIINKLGLHARATAKLVATASEHESKVWISRNDRKVDAKNIMQVMMLAASQGTTVELIADGPDERQAIEALTTLIADYFGEGG; from the coding sequence ATGATCAGCCGTACGGTGACAATCATCAACAAGCTCGGCTTGCACGCCCGGGCCACCGCAAAGCTGGTCGCCACCGCCTCCGAGCATGAATCGAAGGTCTGGATCAGCCGCAACGACCGCAAGGTAGATGCCAAAAATATCATGCAAGTCATGATGCTTGCGGCCAGCCAGGGCACCACCGTTGAACTCATTGCGGACGGCCCGGATGAGCGACAAGCCATCGAGGCGCTAACCACGCTGATCGCAGATTATTTCGGCGAAGGCGGCTGA
- the mgtE gene encoding magnesium transporter: protein MSDILEQSQAHQRLRSLSEALDSGALKQVARILNGGLSPSDIAHLLESSPPRQRALLWNLVDKQLEGEVLQHLGDDIRGYFLSKFNAQELADIIEDFESDDLADLLQQLPDTVILEVLETMDEQDRQRVEEVLSYPEDTAGGLMNTDTITVRPDISIDVVLRYLRRHRSLPPMTDSLIVVNRRDEFIGTLAITRMLVSNPASTVREVMDTDIEPIPVSLSDTKVATLFERYDLISAPVVNEQNKLLGRITIDDVVDVIREDADHSLMSLAGLDEDEDTFAPVMKTTRRRAVWLGINLLTAFTASAVIGLFEDTIAKVVALAVLMPIVASMGGIAGSQTLTLVIRGMAVGQISSVNVAWLLNRELLSGILNGLLWAGVVATAAILWFGDWMIGGVIAAALVINLVAATVAGTVLPLFLKSRNIDPALAGGVILTTVTDVVGFMAFLGLATLFYA from the coding sequence ATGTCTGATATTCTGGAACAAAGTCAGGCCCACCAGAGACTCCGCTCCCTGAGCGAGGCTCTGGATAGTGGCGCGCTGAAGCAGGTTGCTCGCATCCTGAACGGCGGCCTCAGTCCCAGTGATATCGCCCACCTGTTGGAATCCTCTCCGCCTCGTCAGCGCGCTTTGCTGTGGAATCTGGTCGATAAGCAACTGGAAGGCGAAGTTCTCCAGCACCTTGGTGACGATATCCGAGGGTATTTCCTGAGCAAGTTTAACGCTCAGGAGTTGGCTGACATTATTGAAGATTTCGAGTCGGACGATCTCGCCGACCTGCTTCAACAGCTACCCGACACGGTGATCCTCGAAGTCCTCGAAACCATGGACGAACAGGACCGACAGCGGGTTGAAGAGGTTCTGTCCTACCCGGAAGACACCGCCGGCGGCTTGATGAACACGGACACTATCACGGTGCGCCCGGACATCAGCATTGACGTTGTGCTGCGCTATTTACGCCGCCACCGCAGCCTGCCGCCGATGACGGATAGCCTGATCGTAGTTAACCGGCGGGATGAGTTTATCGGCACGCTCGCCATCACCCGGATGCTGGTTTCGAACCCGGCGTCTACCGTTCGGGAAGTGATGGACACCGACATCGAACCGATTCCTGTCAGTCTGTCCGATACCAAGGTCGCCACCCTGTTCGAACGCTATGACCTGATTTCAGCGCCCGTGGTAAACGAACAGAACAAACTCTTGGGCCGCATCACCATCGATGACGTGGTTGATGTTATTCGTGAAGACGCAGACCACTCGCTGATGAGCCTGGCCGGCCTTGATGAAGATGAAGATACCTTTGCCCCGGTGATGAAAACCACCCGCCGTCGTGCGGTCTGGCTCGGCATCAACCTGTTGACCGCATTTACCGCCTCAGCGGTGATCGGGCTGTTTGAAGACACCATTGCCAAGGTCGTGGCCTTGGCGGTACTCATGCCCATCGTCGCCAGCATGGGCGGCATTGCCGGCAGCCAGACCCTGACGCTGGTGATCCGGGGCATGGCGGTGGGGCAAATCAGCAGCGTCAACGTTGCTTGGTTGCTGAATCGAGAACTACTCTCCGGTATCCTTAACGGACTTTTATGGGCCGGGGTCGTGGCGACCGCAGCCATTCTCTGGTTCGGCGACTGGATGATCGGCGGCGTGATTGCGGCCGCACTGGTGATCAATCTGGTTGCAGCCACCGTGGCCGGCACCGTACTGCCTCTATTTCTGAAGTCCCGTAATATTGACCCGGCCCTCGCCGGCGGTGTTATTCTGACAACGGTGACCGATGTTGTTGGCTTCATGGCCTTTCTGGGATTGGCCACCCTCTTCTACGCCTGA
- the yjgA gene encoding ribosome biogenesis factor YjgA, with protein sequence MTDHTDDQLPEYLGPSKSQLKREMHELQDLGKRMLELSEDQLATLPISDRLQRAILESRRITQREARRRHLQYIGKIIRQEDDPETISKTIDAFYAGSEEHTRRHHLAERWRDKMISEGDSVVGEFIDYCPSAEVQHLRNLVRNARKEVEKQANTGQSRKLFRALREWIDEAEQH encoded by the coding sequence ATGACTGACCATACTGACGACCAACTTCCAGAGTATCTGGGGCCCAGCAAGTCGCAATTGAAGCGGGAAATGCATGAATTGCAGGATCTCGGAAAGCGCATGCTGGAACTGAGCGAAGATCAGCTCGCCACGCTGCCGATCAGTGACCGGCTGCAACGGGCGATCCTGGAATCACGCCGCATCACCCAGCGTGAGGCCCGCCGCAGGCACTTGCAGTACATCGGCAAGATCATTCGCCAGGAAGACGATCCCGAAACCATCAGCAAAACCATTGATGCGTTCTATGCGGGCAGTGAAGAACACACCCGCCGGCACCACCTCGCGGAACGCTGGCGTGACAAGATGATCTCGGAAGGGGATTCAGTGGTCGGGGAGTTTATCGACTATTGTCCGAGCGCCGAGGTTCAGCACCTGCGCAATCTGGTGCGAAACGCCCGCAAAGAAGTCGAAAAGCAGGCCAATACCGGGCAGTCCCGCAAGCTGTTCCGCGCGCTTCGGGAATGGATTGACGAAGCCGAGCAGCACTAA
- a CDS encoding carbon-nitrogen hydrolase family protein: protein MTKVAAIQMVSGHDIEVNLAEAARLLKEAAERGAKVAVLPENFAVLASSQMQVCGEREAGDSPVVRHFLAAQARALGLWIVGGSMPLASRPDGSSIADRVRACCLVYDDQGREVARYDKIHLFDAMVEDAHGQYKESNAFEPGDQVVTIDTPAGRLGLAICYDLRFPELFRALREQGADWVCLPSAFTWQTGDAHWHALIRARAIENQVWVVAPGQGGQNSERRRTYGHSLVCDPWGKVVSEIEEGPGVALADLSLEYLKQVRTRMPVWEHRRL from the coding sequence ATGACGAAAGTTGCCGCAATTCAAATGGTCAGTGGTCACGATATTGAGGTCAATCTGGCAGAAGCCGCCCGCTTGCTGAAGGAGGCCGCAGAGCGCGGCGCCAAAGTCGCGGTGTTGCCTGAAAACTTTGCGGTATTGGCATCCAGTCAGATGCAAGTCTGCGGTGAACGGGAGGCTGGTGACAGCCCTGTGGTGAGGCATTTTCTGGCGGCTCAAGCCAGAGCCCTCGGGCTTTGGATTGTCGGAGGCTCGATGCCTTTGGCGAGTCGGCCAGACGGTTCTTCGATTGCGGATCGGGTGCGGGCCTGCTGCCTGGTGTATGACGATCAGGGCCGCGAAGTGGCTCGCTATGACAAGATCCATCTGTTCGATGCCATGGTTGAAGATGCTCACGGCCAATACAAAGAATCCAATGCATTCGAGCCCGGTGATCAGGTTGTCACCATAGATACGCCGGCAGGCCGGTTAGGTTTGGCAATCTGCTACGACCTTCGGTTTCCGGAACTGTTTCGTGCCTTAAGAGAGCAGGGCGCCGATTGGGTGTGCTTGCCCAGCGCATTTACCTGGCAAACCGGCGATGCCCATTGGCATGCCTTGATTCGGGCTCGGGCCATCGAAAATCAGGTCTGGGTTGTCGCGCCAGGCCAGGGCGGCCAGAACAGTGAGCGCAGACGAACCTACGGCCACAGTCTGGTATGCGACCCTTGGGGCAAAGTGGTTTCCGAAATCGAAGAAGGGCCGGGGGTGGCCCTGGCAGACCTGAGTCTGGAATACTTGAAGCAGGTGCGGACGCGGATGCCGGTGTGGGAACACCGGCGCTTATAG
- a CDS encoding YhdP family protein, which translates to MSIRDEGSVQADPPPGGLVGRMLAGIASCVWWALLVCLVLLALYAGIGRQLTANIDQFSDRTARILSEQTGFEVSIGRLSSSWQWLNPSVTATEILVRHPDTGKVVADLEHLSAKLDFLSSLMRFRIVFEDFEADELLLTLTRSVIPGDANPVEELLQNPVTKGRSLQKWLDYAGTWLSDPEVRITRVSLTVDDGKDHLRHIDIPQLDLLYRRGLFQAAGRAMQSGTATQLASFALVGQHFFRGDFTGQLYLDVDSGRLFDGLVDDLSWKGIRLEGFDLGGKAWLTFEEGELQQVQGQVETPYLQLGVNAQSLAPLEHIHARFGWKRGEAFMLQELQWQWAGDVVQPFSFRIQPQGTGTALVADALPLEALRRLVLDLQLLPKVANQALEHYRPQGYVDDMLLLLPEQAGDFSLSGQLRDVSAQAWQGTPVATGLEGYFELSAQAGFVDLDATAPVTLGFPSLFVDEWAFDSLAGRVSWLKEGSVVRVFADDLKFGYQQDTVITGAFDLKLDGQGEDNLGLRVGVEDGSADMLSAFVPAYAVDQGLYEWLSTRIEAADILNGEYYGHGRIGADAPAGSFVSSMWYEFEKGRVRYDDQWPVVTEAAGRVEVQNGDTLVTLKQGTTGGLAVDQAEVRVVPGDAEQPARIHIAASAPVPGAAVPWWLANSPLGEMGGAALTDAGIGGQFQLGLDIDLPLSDEIPVVVEAHVKTEGAEFALPQAGLAWRNITADLTYHTEAGFEGGPVNAEFLGQPASLWFGHSGQGNALHIQQTGRLVLPDFLRQFDLGSDSSFGLNGSLEYSAGLTVGAGGVSPISIASDLFGLAVDWPEPHGKDALDTAQLDVQIDPFVDDGVQVAGTWADRLAFDLNLREGGLDLNFDHLYLGDNRLSDIQVGALYLGDRWVVNTESERAVGRVVIPDDDGIVEVDLQSLSLSRQKEGDRPDEPVLTLEQQLEAFRQLDIGSWPNIDGQVASLTVGGQPAGRWTLKLRPEEHQLNVTGIEGQVGSLALTGAMTWRILDGREVTQFKGQLAGGALKDLEPLTDGSIPLNNDETTIELDVDWPGSPAHLELGKLSGQVSMRLDDGVILEQNNSAQLFRIFNLLNTDTLWRRLSLDFSDLYEAGVAFDAISGKAVITNGLLTLDPELQLVGPSGAFKISGTTNMASEDLNMRLVMVLPITQNLPLAALLMGASAPIGGALFVLDKILGDPLSKLTSATYTVTGNWSDPKVELKGVFDTGE; encoded by the coding sequence ATGTCGATCCGCGATGAAGGCAGTGTTCAGGCAGACCCGCCTCCCGGAGGGCTGGTCGGCCGTATGTTGGCGGGCATTGCCTCATGCGTGTGGTGGGCATTGCTGGTTTGTTTGGTCTTGCTCGCGCTGTACGCGGGCATAGGCCGGCAGCTGACCGCCAATATTGATCAATTTTCGGATCGAACCGCGCGCATCCTCTCCGAACAGACAGGCTTCGAGGTCAGCATAGGCCGCCTGTCTTCTTCCTGGCAATGGCTCAATCCCTCGGTCACCGCCACCGAAATCCTTGTGCGTCACCCCGACACCGGCAAAGTGGTGGCAGATCTTGAGCATTTGAGCGCCAAGCTGGATTTCCTTTCGTCGTTGATGCGCTTTCGCATCGTTTTCGAAGATTTCGAAGCCGATGAACTCTTGCTTACACTGACCCGTTCGGTGATTCCCGGTGACGCCAATCCGGTTGAGGAATTATTGCAAAACCCCGTGACCAAGGGGCGCAGCCTGCAAAAGTGGTTGGATTACGCCGGCACCTGGTTATCGGATCCGGAAGTGCGGATCACCCGCGTCAGCCTGACCGTGGATGACGGCAAAGATCATTTGCGCCACATCGATATTCCGCAACTGGACTTGCTGTATCGCCGGGGCTTGTTCCAGGCGGCGGGCCGCGCGATGCAAAGTGGCACGGCCACTCAGCTGGCCAGCTTTGCCTTGGTGGGGCAACACTTTTTCCGCGGAGACTTTACCGGACAGCTCTATCTGGACGTGGATTCCGGGCGTTTATTTGATGGGCTGGTGGACGACCTGAGCTGGAAAGGTATTCGCCTGGAAGGGTTCGATCTTGGAGGAAAAGCCTGGCTGACCTTCGAAGAAGGCGAGCTTCAACAGGTTCAGGGACAGGTAGAAACCCCGTATTTGCAGCTGGGTGTTAACGCTCAGTCACTGGCACCGCTAGAGCATATTCACGCAAGATTCGGCTGGAAAAGGGGCGAAGCGTTCATGCTGCAGGAGCTCCAATGGCAGTGGGCCGGGGATGTCGTACAACCGTTCAGTTTCAGAATTCAGCCACAGGGTACGGGGACGGCGCTTGTGGCGGATGCATTGCCCCTTGAAGCACTGAGAAGACTGGTGCTGGACCTGCAGCTGTTGCCGAAAGTTGCCAATCAGGCCCTGGAACATTACCGCCCGCAGGGCTATGTGGATGACATGCTGTTGCTGCTGCCAGAGCAGGCGGGCGACTTCAGCCTGTCTGGGCAATTGCGGGATGTCAGCGCGCAAGCATGGCAAGGAACTCCGGTGGCGACGGGGCTGGAGGGATACTTTGAGTTGTCGGCGCAAGCTGGTTTTGTGGATCTGGATGCCACTGCCCCGGTTACGCTGGGCTTTCCCTCTTTATTCGTTGATGAATGGGCCTTTGACTCGCTGGCGGGCCGAGTGTCCTGGTTAAAGGAAGGCTCCGTCGTTCGGGTTTTCGCCGACGATCTTAAATTTGGGTATCAGCAGGACACGGTTATTACCGGTGCCTTTGACCTGAAGCTCGATGGGCAGGGTGAAGATAACCTTGGCTTGCGGGTGGGAGTGGAAGACGGTTCAGCGGATATGTTGTCGGCTTTTGTGCCTGCTTATGCGGTGGATCAAGGTCTTTATGAGTGGTTGTCTACCCGGATTGAAGCGGCGGACATTCTCAATGGCGAATACTATGGTCATGGCCGCATTGGCGCTGATGCGCCTGCCGGGTCCTTTGTGTCTTCCATGTGGTACGAGTTTGAGAAGGGCAGGGTTCGCTACGATGACCAGTGGCCAGTCGTAACCGAGGCGGCAGGCAGGGTAGAGGTACAGAATGGCGACACCTTGGTCACGCTCAAGCAGGGAACCACCGGCGGTTTGGCGGTTGATCAGGCTGAGGTTCGGGTGGTGCCCGGGGATGCCGAGCAACCGGCTCGCATTCATATCGCGGCGTCAGCGCCGGTTCCTGGCGCAGCGGTGCCCTGGTGGTTGGCTAACAGTCCACTGGGTGAGATGGGGGGCGCCGCCCTGACGGACGCGGGCATTGGGGGGCAATTTCAGCTTGGCCTGGACATTGATTTGCCTTTGAGCGACGAAATACCGGTTGTTGTTGAGGCGCACGTCAAAACCGAAGGGGCGGAGTTCGCGCTTCCTCAGGCAGGGTTGGCGTGGCGCAATATCACCGCCGATCTGACCTACCACACAGAAGCCGGCTTTGAAGGTGGTCCCGTTAATGCGGAGTTTCTGGGGCAGCCGGCAAGCCTCTGGTTTGGTCATAGTGGTCAGGGAAATGCATTGCATATCCAACAAACTGGCCGCCTTGTGTTGCCCGATTTTCTGCGGCAGTTTGATCTTGGAAGCGACAGCTCGTTTGGCTTGAATGGCTCGTTGGAATACAGCGCGGGGCTGACGGTCGGAGCAGGCGGGGTGTCTCCGATTTCGATCGCGTCGGACCTGTTTGGGCTGGCGGTCGATTGGCCGGAACCCCACGGTAAAGACGCGCTGGATACCGCTCAGCTTGATGTACAGATTGACCCCTTTGTTGACGATGGGGTTCAGGTGGCGGGCACCTGGGCAGACAGGCTGGCGTTTGATTTGAACCTGAGAGAAGGCGGCTTAGACCTCAATTTTGACCATTTGTATTTGGGCGATAACCGGCTTTCCGATATTCAGGTAGGTGCTCTGTATCTGGGGGACCGCTGGGTAGTGAACACGGAGTCCGAACGGGCCGTCGGCCGCGTGGTTATTCCGGATGACGACGGCATTGTCGAGGTGGATCTGCAGAGCCTGAGTCTGAGTCGGCAAAAAGAGGGGGATCGCCCGGATGAGCCGGTGTTGACGCTGGAGCAGCAGTTGGAAGCCTTCCGGCAGCTAGACATTGGCAGCTGGCCGAACATCGATGGACAGGTTGCGTCCTTGACCGTTGGCGGCCAGCCTGCCGGACGCTGGACGTTGAAGCTTCGCCCTGAAGAGCACCAGTTAAACGTAACCGGAATCGAAGGCCAGGTCGGTTCGTTGGCGCTGACCGGCGCTATGACCTGGCGCATTCTCGATGGCCGGGAGGTGACCCAATTCAAAGGCCAGCTTGCCGGTGGTGCTTTAAAGGATTTAGAACCCCTCACCGATGGTTCGATTCCGTTGAACAACGACGAAACCACCATCGAGCTGGATGTGGACTGGCCCGGTAGCCCCGCCCATCTTGAATTGGGCAAGCTGAGTGGTCAGGTCAGCATGCGCTTGGATGACGGTGTGATTCTTGAACAGAACAACTCGGCGCAACTTTTCCGGATTTTCAATCTTCTGAATACCGACACCTTGTGGCGTCGCCTGAGTTTGGACTTCTCGGATTTGTATGAAGCGGGCGTTGCCTTTGATGCAATATCGGGGAAGGCCGTTATCACCAACGGTTTGCTCACTCTGGATCCTGAACTACAGTTGGTGGGCCCGTCGGGCGCCTTTAAAATCAGTGGCACCACCAATATGGCGAGTGAAGATCTGAATATGCGTTTGGTGATGGTGTTACCGATCACCCAGAATCTGCCACTGGCTGCGCTGCTGATGGGGGCAAGTGCGCCCATTGGTGGCGCCCTTTTTGTCCTGGACAAGATACTGGGGGATCCGCTCAGCAAACTGACCAGTGCCACGTATACTGTGACAGGAAACTGGAGCGATCCGAAGGTTGAGCTAAAAGGTGTTTTCGATACAGGCGAATAA